A single region of the Demequina sp. genome encodes:
- a CDS encoding F0F1 ATP synthase subunit epsilon — protein MADALTVDIVGPDRVLWSGTADRVIAPSVEGDLGFLANHEPVLSVLRPGVVRVHGAAGDTSVEIQGGFVSFDHNVITIVAEPVELDTPSAE, from the coding sequence ATGGCCGACGCCCTCACCGTCGACATCGTCGGCCCGGACCGCGTGCTGTGGTCCGGGACGGCGGACCGCGTCATCGCACCCTCGGTCGAGGGAGACCTCGGCTTCCTCGCCAACCACGAGCCCGTGCTGTCAGTGCTGCGGCCGGGGGTTGTGCGCGTGCACGGCGCTGCGGGGGACACGAGCGTGGAGATCCAGGGCGGCTTCGTGTCCTTCGACCACAACGTCATCACGATCGTCGCGGAGCCCGTGGAGCTCGACACGCCTTCGGCGGAGTAA
- the nucS gene encoding endonuclease NucS codes for MRVVIAQCEARYTGRLNAHLPLATRAIMVKADGSVLLHSDGGSYKPLNWMSPPCTFRTAVPDAEAGSRGVTAVWVVQHDKTDDRLEIELYQVLSDTEHELGVDPGLIKDGVEAHLQVLLAEQITLLGAGHTLVRREFPTAIGPVDIMARDSGGASVAVEIKRRGDIDGVEQLTRYLELLNRDPLLAPVAGVFAAQEIKPQARVLAEDRGIRCIVLDYEAMKGEDDADKRLF; via the coding sequence GTGAGAGTGGTCATCGCCCAGTGCGAGGCCCGCTACACCGGCAGGCTCAACGCGCACCTGCCCCTCGCCACGCGCGCCATCATGGTCAAGGCGGACGGCTCGGTGCTGCTTCACTCCGACGGCGGCTCCTACAAGCCCCTCAATTGGATGAGCCCGCCGTGCACCTTCCGCACCGCAGTGCCCGACGCTGAGGCGGGTTCTCGCGGCGTCACGGCCGTGTGGGTGGTTCAGCACGACAAGACAGACGATCGCCTCGAAATCGAGCTCTACCAGGTGCTTTCCGATACCGAGCACGAGCTCGGCGTGGACCCGGGCCTCATCAAGGACGGCGTGGAGGCGCACCTGCAGGTGCTGCTCGCGGAGCAGATCACGCTGCTCGGCGCTGGGCACACCCTTGTCCGCCGCGAGTTCCCCACCGCCATCGGGCCGGTGGACATCATGGCGCGCGACTCTGGGGGAGCCTCCGTGGCCGTCGAGATCAAGCGCCGTGGGGACATCGACGGCGTGGAGCAGCTGACCCGGTATCTGGAGCTGCTCAACCGCGATCCGCTCTTGGCGCCGGTCGCCGGCGTGTTCGCGGCCCAGGAGATCAAGCCCCAGGCGCGGGTGCTCGCGGAGGACCGCGGCATCCGCTGCATCGTGCTGGACTACGAGGCGATGAAGGGCGAGGACGACGCGGACAAGCGGCTGTTCTGA
- a CDS encoding NtaA/DmoA family FMN-dependent monooxygenase (This protein belongs to a clade of FMN-dependent monooxygenases, within a broader family of flavin-dependent oxidoreductases, the luciferase-like monooxygenase (LMM) family, some of whose members use coenzyme F420 rather than FMN.), whose translation MNKQIRLNLIFHTSGRHDAGWKTFEDPTKLVDDIDHQIEYAKLAESALFDAIFLPDTPGSLGNIFLRKPRRGLDPAVLLAAIAMETKHLGLISTASSIHGDPYLVARSIASLHQVSKGRAGWNIVTSQDDETLYALGKPLDSKLDRETRYEKATEFVEIVTGLWDSLPDEAITANKEHDIYIDPALTHPIDAHGKYYSSTGVLQMRGRYEGERPVLFQAGISPRSREFGAKYADALFTSQPHLEADRKFYAEVKDHAARFGRNPDHLLVLPGLYAVVGDTEEEARQHKAEVDELMDLDYLVNHLANQVGLPAEELDPHQPLPVELFETIPSDDDVINYRRNDIGGVAQANNFTVKQLVHHNLTRGQRTIFGTPEQIADTIIEWHDTGVGDGFNVNAHVQPFGVERFKDVIAELQNRGRFRTEYESTSFRQNYGLPA comes from the coding sequence GTGAATAAGCAGATTCGTCTGAACTTGATCTTCCACACCTCCGGCAGGCACGACGCTGGCTGGAAGACCTTCGAGGACCCCACCAAGCTCGTCGACGACATCGACCACCAGATCGAGTACGCGAAACTCGCGGAGTCGGCCCTGTTCGACGCGATCTTCCTTCCCGACACCCCGGGTTCGCTCGGCAACATCTTCCTGCGCAAGCCGCGCCGCGGGCTCGACCCCGCCGTGCTGCTCGCGGCGATCGCCATGGAAACCAAGCATCTGGGACTGATCTCAACAGCGTCGTCCATCCACGGCGACCCCTATCTCGTTGCGCGCTCCATTGCGAGCCTGCACCAGGTCAGCAAGGGGCGCGCGGGCTGGAACATCGTCACCAGCCAGGACGACGAGACGCTCTACGCGCTCGGCAAGCCCTTGGACTCGAAGCTGGACCGCGAGACGCGCTACGAGAAGGCCACGGAGTTCGTCGAGATCGTGACCGGGCTGTGGGACTCGCTGCCCGACGAGGCGATCACCGCGAACAAAGAGCACGACATTTACATCGACCCCGCGCTCACCCACCCCATCGACGCCCACGGCAAGTACTACAGCTCCACCGGCGTGCTGCAGATGCGCGGCCGCTACGAGGGCGAGCGCCCCGTGCTGTTCCAGGCGGGAATCTCGCCGCGCAGCCGCGAGTTCGGCGCCAAGTACGCCGACGCCCTCTTCACCTCCCAGCCGCACCTCGAGGCCGACCGCAAGTTCTACGCCGAGGTCAAGGACCACGCGGCGAGGTTCGGGCGCAATCCCGACCACCTGCTGGTGCTCCCCGGCCTCTATGCGGTGGTGGGCGACACCGAGGAGGAGGCGCGCCAGCACAAGGCCGAGGTGGACGAGCTCATGGACCTCGATTACCTCGTCAACCACCTCGCAAACCAGGTGGGACTGCCGGCCGAGGAGCTGGACCCCCACCAGCCGCTGCCGGTTGAGCTGTTCGAGACCATCCCTTCCGACGACGACGTCATCAACTACCGACGCAACGACATCGGCGGCGTGGCGCAGGCGAACAATTTCACCGTCAAGCAGCTGGTGCACCACAACCTCACGCGCGGGCAACGCACGATCTTCGGCACGCCGGAGCAGATCGCGGACACGATCATCGAGTGGCACGACACCGGCGTTGGCGACGGCTTCAACGTCAACGCGCACGTGCAGCCGTTCGGCGTGGAGCGCTTCAAGGACGTGATCGCGGAGCTCCAGAACCGCGGCCGGTTCCGCACCGAGTACGAATCGACGAGCTTCCGCCAGAACTACGGGCTGCCCGCTTAG